The Kordia sp. SMS9 genome window below encodes:
- a CDS encoding superoxide dismutase, producing the protein MAFELPKLPYAYDALEPNIDARTMEIHHSKHHNGYTNKLNAAIEGTDLEGKSIEDILTNLDMSNAGVRNNGGGFYNHSLFWEVMNPEGRGYLSGELKDAIEAEFGSKDAFIEAFSKAAATQFGSGWAWLCVHKGGKVEVCSTPNQDNPLMPGVSCGGTPILGLDVWEHAYYLNYQNRRPDYIKAFFNVINWNEVERRYAASK; encoded by the coding sequence ATGGCTTTTGAATTACCAAAATTACCATACGCATACGATGCTTTAGAACCAAATATTGATGCTAGAACAATGGAAATCCACCATTCTAAACATCATAATGGATATACAAACAAGTTAAATGCTGCTATTGAAGGAACAGATTTAGAAGGAAAATCTATCGAAGATATTTTAACAAACTTAGACATGAGCAATGCAGGAGTTCGTAACAATGGAGGTGGATTTTATAATCACAGCCTTTTTTGGGAAGTAATGAATCCAGAAGGTCGTGGATACCTTTCAGGAGAATTAAAAGACGCGATTGAAGCTGAATTTGGTTCTAAAGATGCTTTTATAGAAGCATTTAGCAAAGCGGCAGCAACTCAGTTTGGATCTGGTTGGGCATGGCTTTGTGTGCACAAAGGAGGAAAAGTTGAAGTATGTTCTACACCAAATCAAGACAATCCATTAATGCCAGGAGTTTCTTGTGGAGGAACCCCAATTTTAGGATTAGATGTTTGGGAACATGCATATTACTTAAACTACCAGAACAGACGTCCAGATTATATTAAAGCATTTTTTAATGTAATTAACTGGAATGAAGTTGAAAGACGTTATGCAGCAAGTAAATAA
- a CDS encoding amidophosphoribosyltransferase, with protein sequence MSDALKHECGIALLRLLKPLEYYKEKYGTAFYGINKMYLLMEKQHNRGQDGAGLASIKLNMNPGERYISRVRSNQQQPIQDVFAQINERINDIMEETPGLSENVARQKKELPYLGELFLGHVRYGTFGKNSIESVHPFLRQNNWMHRNLIVAGNFNMTNVNQLFEKLITIGQHPKEKADTITIMEKIGHFLDDAVAKLYKRLKAEGYNKQQASPLIAERLNVAKILKKSSKDWDGGYAMAGLLGHGDAFVLRDPAGIRPAYYYKDDEIVVVASERPVIQTVFNVDFENVQEIEPGNALIIKKDGTAHTKEIIPPLPRKACSFERIYFSRGSDAEIYKERKMLGKLLLPKVLSSIGDDIRNTVFSFIPNTAETSFFGLTEAVEEYLNERKTKEILNGQRSLSAEKVREILSERPRVEKIAIKDVKLRTFITEDSSRDDLVAHVYDVTYGVIKPEDNLVIIDDSIVRGTTLKKSIIKMMDRLHPKKIVVVSSAPQIRYPDCYGIDMARMEDLIAFRAALALLKDHNQYDLVEAVYKKCKLQENLKDIEVKNFVKEIYDPFTDEEISQKISELIKTDTVNAEVDVIFQKVANLNKACPNNLGDWYFTGNYPTNGGNRVVNKAFINFYEGNKERAY encoded by the coding sequence ATGAGTGACGCTTTGAAACACGAGTGCGGTATTGCACTTTTAAGGCTATTAAAACCATTAGAATACTATAAAGAAAAATATGGTACTGCATTTTATGGCATCAATAAAATGTACTTGCTAATGGAAAAACAACACAACAGAGGGCAAGATGGTGCCGGATTGGCAAGCATTAAGCTCAATATGAATCCTGGAGAACGCTATATTAGCCGCGTTCGTTCCAATCAACAACAACCGATACAAGATGTTTTTGCACAGATAAATGAGCGCATTAATGATATCATGGAGGAAACTCCTGGTTTAAGCGAAAATGTTGCACGCCAAAAAAAGGAATTGCCGTATTTGGGCGAATTGTTTTTAGGACATGTTCGTTATGGAACTTTTGGTAAAAACAGCATTGAAAGTGTGCATCCGTTTTTAAGACAAAATAACTGGATGCATCGTAATTTGATCGTGGCAGGAAACTTTAACATGACCAATGTAAATCAGCTTTTTGAAAAATTGATCACGATCGGACAGCATCCAAAGGAAAAAGCCGACACCATTACCATTATGGAGAAAATTGGTCACTTTTTGGATGATGCAGTAGCTAAATTATACAAAAGACTGAAAGCGGAAGGCTATAACAAGCAGCAAGCTTCGCCGTTAATTGCGGAACGCTTGAATGTTGCTAAGATCTTAAAAAAATCTTCTAAAGATTGGGATGGCGGCTACGCGATGGCGGGATTGTTAGGTCATGGAGATGCGTTTGTATTGCGTGATCCGGCGGGAATTCGTCCAGCGTATTACTATAAAGATGATGAAATTGTCGTCGTTGCGTCGGAACGTCCTGTGATTCAAACCGTATTCAATGTAGATTTTGAAAATGTACAAGAAATTGAACCTGGAAATGCATTGATCATCAAGAAAGATGGAACAGCACATACCAAAGAAATTATACCTCCGTTACCACGCAAAGCCTGTTCATTTGAACGCATTTATTTTTCGCGCGGAAGCGACGCAGAAATCTACAAAGAGCGGAAAATGCTTGGAAAATTGCTACTTCCAAAAGTATTGAGTTCTATTGGCGATGATATCAGAAATACGGTATTTTCCTTTATTCCAAATACCGCAGAAACTTCATTTTTTGGACTGACGGAAGCTGTAGAAGAATATTTGAATGAGCGCAAAACGAAAGAGATTTTAAACGGGCAACGTTCGCTATCTGCCGAAAAAGTACGTGAAATTCTTTCGGAAAGACCGCGTGTGGAAAAAATTGCCATCAAAGATGTAAAACTCCGTACATTTATTACCGAAGATAGCAGTCGTGATGATTTGGTAGCACACGTATACGATGTTACCTATGGCGTAATAAAACCCGAAGATAATTTAGTCATTATTGACGACAGTATTGTGCGTGGAACAACCTTGAAGAAAAGTATCATTAAAATGATGGATCGTTTGCATCCAAAGAAGATTGTGGTGGTTTCGTCTGCACCGCAAATTCGCTATCCAGATTGTTATGGAATCGACATGGCACGTATGGAAGACTTAATTGCCTTTAGAGCCGCCTTAGCACTTTTAAAAGACCACAATCAATACGATTTGGTGGAAGCAGTATACAAAAAGTGCAAACTGCAAGAAAATTTAAAAGATATTGAGGTGAAAAACTTCGTAAAAGAGATTTACGATCCTTTTACGGATGAAGAAATATCGCAAAAAATAAGTGAACTTATCAAAACGGACACTGTGAATGCTGAAGTAGACGTTATTTTCCAAAAAGTAGCCAATTTAAACAAAGCTTGCCCAAATAATTTAGGCGATTGGTATTTTACGGGGAATTATCCAACCAATGGAGGAAATCGTGTAGTGAACAAAGCATTCATCAACTTTTACGAAGGAAACAAAGAGCGCGCATACTAA
- a CDS encoding PfkB family carbohydrate kinase, with the protein MSKLLIVGTVAFDAIETPFGKTDKILGGAATYIGLSAANFNVDSAIVSVVGEDFPQEYLDMLAARNIDISGIEVVKGGKTFFWSGKYHNDMNSRDTLVTELNVLADFNPVVPENYKNAEIVMLGNLHPGVQMSVINQMTEKPKLIVLDTMNFWMDCAWDDLLAVIKKVDVITINDEEARQLSGEYSLVKAAQKIHEMGPKYVVIKKGEHGALIFNDGNIFFAPALPLEEVFDPTGAGDTFAGGFSGYIAKHEDISFESMKNAIIYGSNLASFCVEKFGTQRMESLTNEEILSRLQQFKQLTQFEIEVN; encoded by the coding sequence ATGAGCAAATTATTAATTGTAGGAACGGTTGCTTTTGATGCTATTGAAACACCTTTTGGAAAAACAGATAAAATCTTAGGAGGCGCAGCTACATATATCGGATTGTCTGCAGCAAACTTTAATGTAGATTCGGCTATTGTATCCGTAGTGGGAGAAGATTTTCCGCAAGAATACTTAGACATGCTAGCAGCAAGAAATATTGATATTTCGGGAATAGAAGTGGTAAAAGGCGGAAAAACATTCTTTTGGAGTGGAAAATATCACAACGATATGAATTCGAGAGATACCTTAGTTACGGAACTCAATGTATTGGCAGATTTTAATCCTGTAGTTCCAGAAAATTATAAAAATGCGGAAATTGTGATGTTAGGAAACTTACATCCTGGCGTCCAAATGAGTGTGATCAATCAAATGACAGAGAAACCAAAACTAATTGTATTAGATACGATGAACTTTTGGATGGATTGCGCTTGGGACGATTTGCTCGCCGTGATCAAAAAAGTAGACGTAATTACCATTAATGATGAAGAAGCACGTCAATTATCTGGCGAATATTCTTTGGTAAAAGCTGCACAAAAAATTCATGAAATGGGCCCTAAATATGTTGTGATTAAAAAAGGAGAACATGGTGCGTTGATTTTCAATGATGGAAATATTTTCTTTGCACCAGCATTGCCTTTAGAAGAAGTATTTGATCCAACAGGTGCAGGAGATACCTTTGCAGGAGGTTTTTCTGGATACATCGCAAAACATGAAGACATTTCGTTTGAAAGCATGAAAAACGCCATCATTTATGGTTCTAACTTGGCTTCATTTTGTGTAGAAAAATTTGGAACACAACGAATGGAATCGCTCACAAACGAAGAAATTTTAAGTCGCTTGCAGCAGTTTAAACAACTGACGCAGTTCGAAATAGAAGTAAACTAA